The DNA window GGCGAATACATCGTGGTATCGCTGCTCACCGGTGCTCGCACAGAGGAAGCGCGGCCCCTGGAATGGGACCTGGTGGACCTGTCCGGCGATCCCGATGCGAACCCGCCGGTTCCGCCACACATTGACGTATGGCGATCGGTTCGGATGGGCGGCGACACGAAGACCAGGAAGTCTCGGCGGTCCCTCGCATTGGCTCAACGAGGCATCGATGCCTTGAGGAGACAGCACGCTCGACAGCGGATCCAGCGGGAGGCCGCCGGGGCCCGCTGGCAAGAACACGGGCTGGTGTTCGCGTCCGATGTCGGGACCGAATTGGACGCCGCGAACGTCCGCCGCGGCGTTCGGCGCATCCTGGGGGCCGCAGGGCTCAATCCGAACGAATGGACGCCGCGTGAGCTACGTCATAGCTTCGTGTCGCTACTCTCCGACAGCGGGGTGCCGATCGACCAGATTGCGCTCCTGGTTGGCCACACCGGCACCACCGTCACGGAGCAGGTCTACCGCCACCAGATCCGGCCGACGCTCCTGCATGGCGCGCTGGCAATGGACCGGATCTTCCCGATTCCAGGAGAGACAGTCACCCAGTAAGTCACCCCGGACAAAAATCAAGGCCGGTGCGCGTGCTGCGCACCGGCCTTGACCTGCGTGGGCCCACCAGGACTTGAACCTG is part of the Amycolatopsis sp. CA-230715 genome and encodes:
- a CDS encoding site-specific integrase, whose amino-acid sequence is MTVGYTPSGKRRTRKVSDPSKTEAKTKLDALRREIEDEGTAAAGGYSVERAVRDWLRHGLNGRAEGTVAKLTTLAEQHVIPALGARLLRDPRNRNELTPDDVDSWLEEKAEVLATRTLQDLRAILRRSIHRAQKRDKVKRNVALLCDELPIGQEGRPSKALMLAQAEAVLAAAEADDSTYGEYIVVSLLTGARTEEARPLEWDLVDLSGDPDANPPVPPHIDVWRSVRMGGDTKTRKSRRSLALAQRGIDALRRQHARQRIQREAAGARWQEHGLVFASDVGTELDAANVRRGVRRILGAAGLNPNEWTPRELRHSFVSLLSDSGVPIDQIALLVGHTGTTVTEQVYRHQIRPTLLHGALAMDRIFPIPGETVTQ